The segment AAAACGGCAAGGCCTACTCGCCGACCTACCTCAAGACGCTGCATGGACAACTCAGTGCCATCCACCCCGGAAGCCCATCGTGAACGACCTGCTGTACAGCGGCACCTACCTCTTTGTAGGTGCGCCCAAGGTGGGTAAGTCCTTCTTCATGGGGCAGCTTGCCTACCATGTGGAGATGGGGCTTCCGCTGTGGGAGTACGAGGTGCATCAGGGCACCGTCCTCTACCTGGCATTGGAGGACGATTACGCCCGGCTGCAGCGGCGGCTCTCCCGGATGTTCGGGGTAGAGGAGACCAGCAATCTCTACTTCGCAACGCAGGCCAAGTCCGTGAGCGAGGGACTTGACCAGCAGTTGGAAGGCTTCATCCGGGAGCACCCGGATGTACGGCTCATCATCATCGACACCCTGCAGAAGGTGCGGGAGATCGGCGGTGACCGATACAGCTACGCCAGCGACTACGAGATCGTGACCAAACTGAAAACTTTCAGCGACAGGTACGGCATCTGCCTGCTGGTGGTTCATCACACCCGGAAGATGGAAGCCGAGGACAGCTTTGATATGATCTCCGGTACCAATGGCCTGCTGGGTGCAGCGGATGGCGCGTTCAT is part of the Faecalibacterium sp. HTF-F genome and harbors:
- a CDS encoding AAA family ATPase: MNDLLYSGTYLFVGAPKVGKSFFMGQLAYHVEMGLPLWEYEVHQGTVLYLALEDDYARLQRRLSRMFGVEETSNLYFATQAKSVSEGLDQQLEGFIREHPDVRLIIIDTLQKVREIGGDRYSYASDYEIVTKLKTFSDRYGICLLVVHHTRKMEAEDSFDMISGTNGLLGAADGAFIMQKKRRTDNTALLDIVGRDQPDQELTLEFNRERCVWEFQGAETELWKLPPDPLLEAVAKVLTPEQPEWSGTPTELLERLSGVSIQANILTRKLNVSADRLYNDYGIRYESRRTHEGRVVKLTLENSGGVTIRDGCDGIFATM